Genomic window (Paenibacillus sp. 37):
AGAAAGACATCACAACTAAATTGTACTTATTCGATCAGTGAAGGAGAGATGAGACATGGCAGAACAACAAATTCGGTTGGGTAAAACGGATCTGGTCGTGAATCCCATTGGACTGGGTGCGAATGCAGTAGGCGGACATAATATCTATCCGGACATGCTGAATGATGAGACGGGTAAGGAAGTGGTTCGTACAGCTTTGAAACAAGGTATTAACTTTGTGGATACGGCATACATCTATGGACCTGAGCATTCCGAACGACTGATCGGCGAAGTATTGAAGGAAACCGGTCAGCGGCAGAATATCATCATTGCGACCAAGGCAGCTCATAAATTGGTGGATGGCAAGATTGTCATGGATAACTCACCTGCTTTTCTGAAAACAGCCGTGGATGAGGCGTTGAAACGTCTGCAAACCGATTACATTGATCTGTTCTACATCCACTTTCCGGATGAACATACGCCTAAGGATGAAGCGGTAGATGCGTTAAAACAATTAAAAGACGCTGGTAAAATCCGCGCCATTGGCGTATCTAATTTCTCCATTGATCAGTTGCGTGAAGCCAACAAGGACGGGCATGTAGACGTACTGCAATCTGAATATAATCTGTTCAAAAGAGATGCGGAGAAAGAGCTGTTGCCGTATACGGCTGAGCATAACATTTCTTTTGTGCCCTATTTCCCACTGGCTGCGGGACTGCTGGGCGGTAAATATAATCGCAATACAACCTTTCAGGATGGACGGGCGAAGAACCCGCTGTTTACAGGTGAAGCTTTCATTGAAAATTTGGATAAAGTTGAGCAATTGCGCAGCATGGCACAATCCAAGGATGTTGAGGTCGCTCATCTGGTTCTGGCCTGGTACCTGACACAGCCTTCCATTGATGCATTGATTCCGGGTGCCAAGCGACCGGAACAGGTCATTAACAATATGCAAACATTAAATGTGGAATTAACTGCTGAGGAAATTGCAGTCGTGGATCAGATCTTTCGTTAATGAGTTCGGGTGAATCGGGAAATGCTAACAGGGAGTTTACGTATGAAGACAAAGTGAGGACACCACATGAACCTGAAGGCAGCCCGAGTCATCGGAATGTTCACGCTAATTATTTTGCTGGGTAGCAGTTCTGCCTATGCGAAGCCTGTACAGAAGAACCGTCAGTATTATGAGGAACGAGGAGAGATAGTGTGGGAAGTTCCCACACAGGATAAACTCATCGCCCTTACCTTTGATGATGGACCAGATCCGATTCAGACTCCGCAGATTCTGGCTTTGCTTCAGCAGTATCATGCCAAAGGAACTTTTTTTGTACTTGGCAAATGGGCAGATAAATTTCCTGAACTGATTAAGCAGGAACAGCTCGAAGGGCATGAAATCGCCAACCATACGTATGCGCATACGTATGCAGTTCGATCAACACGTGCGGACAAGTACATGAATGATATGAACGAAGCGGAAAGTTCCATTATTAAAGCTGGTGCGGAGCGTCCCCTGTTGTTCAGGCCACCGGGCGGCTATTACAATGACATGGTCATCCAGGCTGCCAAACAAAAAGGGTATACCATTGTACTCTGGTCTTGGCATCAGGATACACGGGACTGGGCTTCTCCAGGTGTATCGGCTATCGTTAACAAAGTGTTGAAGAATGCACGTAATGGGGATATTGTACTCTTCCATGATAAGGTGGAAGGCAAGTCCCATACGGTAGCTGCACTCAAAACAATCCTGCCGAAGTTACAGCAGCAGGGGTACCAATTCGTTACGGTGTCTGAGCTGCTTGCTGTGAAGGCACGCGAAGCCGCGAAGGATGGAACTTCGCCTTCGTCTATTTTAAAGCATGTGCAGCCCTGAACATGGTAATCCAATTAGAAACCGAAGGTCTCAGTTGAAGAGACCTTCGGTTTCTTTATCTTGGTCTTCATATCAAACATGGAATCAGGCGTAGGAGGTTATTGCCGTGTCCCTTTTGTTTTGAAACCAAAACGTCTACAATAGATGGAGCTTTGTGTTTAAGGGTTATATAGTATACAAGATATGAATTACGACATAGAGGAGAGTGAACGTATTGAATGGACAACAACGTGTAAATATTAAGCCAGGTCTGGAAGTGGACATTGTGCTGAAGCAGGATCAAGCTACAGGTAAGCTGACACGTGGCATTGTGAAGGATCTGTTAACCAAGTCACCTACGCATCCACACGGAATCAAAGTACGACTGACGAGTGGTCAAGTGGGACGTGTGAAACAGGTCATTACAGGAGGCTCGAACTAACTGTGGCCCAAAATGGGGAGATGAGTACTACCGCAGAAGTAATGGCACATCTGGCTTCGGGCAA
Coding sequences:
- a CDS encoding polysaccharide deacetylase family protein, giving the protein MNLKAARVIGMFTLIILLGSSSAYAKPVQKNRQYYEERGEIVWEVPTQDKLIALTFDDGPDPIQTPQILALLQQYHAKGTFFVLGKWADKFPELIKQEQLEGHEIANHTYAHTYAVRSTRADKYMNDMNEAESSIIKAGAERPLLFRPPGGYYNDMVIQAAKQKGYTIVLWSWHQDTRDWASPGVSAIVNKVLKNARNGDIVLFHDKVEGKSHTVAALKTILPKLQQQGYQFVTVSELLAVKAREAAKDGTSPSSILKHVQP
- a CDS encoding aldo/keto reductase, which translates into the protein MAEQQIRLGKTDLVVNPIGLGANAVGGHNIYPDMLNDETGKEVVRTALKQGINFVDTAYIYGPEHSERLIGEVLKETGQRQNIIIATKAAHKLVDGKIVMDNSPAFLKTAVDEALKRLQTDYIDLFYIHFPDEHTPKDEAVDALKQLKDAGKIRAIGVSNFSIDQLREANKDGHVDVLQSEYNLFKRDAEKELLPYTAEHNISFVPYFPLAAGLLGGKYNRNTTFQDGRAKNPLFTGEAFIENLDKVEQLRSMAQSKDVEVAHLVLAWYLTQPSIDALIPGAKRPEQVINNMQTLNVELTAEEIAVVDQIFR
- a CDS encoding YwbE family protein, producing MNGQQRVNIKPGLEVDIVLKQDQATGKLTRGIVKDLLTKSPTHPHGIKVRLTSGQVGRVKQVITGGSN